The Dokdonia sp. 4H-3-7-5 genomic interval AAACAAGGTTCCACGTTTCAACACTTGTAATTCTACACCAAGTTCAAACATATCTGACGCTGGTGCCATCGTGACATCTGTAGAGGCAACTTTAGAAAGTAATTCCTTTACAACATCAGAAGTTCCAGACTCTACACAGGCCTGATTAATGGATCCAGTTACTACATAAGCAGCTCCCATAGAAAAAGCAGCTAGGGCAGAGGCTGGAGTCCCTATTCCTCCTGCGGCGCCCACTCTAATTTGCTTTTTGTAATTGTAGGTTGCCTGAATTTCATCTCGCAGTTGTAAGATGATAGGAAACAACACTACCAGAGGACGATTATCTGTATGCCCACCAGAGTCTGCTTCTACCGTAATATCATCTGCCATGGGTACTTTCTGAGCAAGGTCATATTGTTCTTGCGTTATACTTCCAGCAGCCAATAACTTTTCTAAAAATTGAAGCGGAGCTGGAGACATAAAACGTTGTGCGACTTCTTTTCTAGAAACCTTACCTATTACTTTATTGCCAATCACTATTTCGCCTTGAGCGTCAAGACTCAACCCTACCGCTCTATACTTTACAATTTGCTCAGATAAGTTCATATAAGCCGAAGCTTCTACCACCTTTACACCGTGTTCTATATATAAATTTACAGCGCCTTCTTCTAGTGCCTTTTCAATAGGACTGTGTATAAGGTTACACGCATAAGCTTGTGTAGGTAAGGCGTTCTGGATGGTTGCAATGGCTTCCTTAACACGAGCAGGAATCATCCCAGCAGCACCAAAAGAACCTATCATCTCGTTCTTTCCTAAAGCGATTACCATATCTGTAGAGGCAATACCGTTTGCCATAGCGCCTCCTTTATAAGCGTATTTTAACTGGTAATCTTCTTTAAACGAAGTGTCCCCAAAATCGGCAGCAGTAAATGCGGGTACGATGGCTTTTAAAAACAACCCCTTTCCTTTAGACTGGATAGTGCCAGTATTTGTAACGCCAGTGCGACCTGATAAATCCTCAACAATATAACAAGGAGTGGCAGTGTTTTTCAATTTTTCAGACATTCCTTGGATGTCAAATGAAATCTCTCTCGGAGATCCTATCCATTTTAAGTCAATCATTTCTTATTTTTTATTTCAGCACTTATGTAAAATCTTAGATTTTTGATGCGCTGTATTGTTTTATAAATTAATCATCGAATAAGCCTTCCCCAACCCTAAAGGGTGGCTTATTCTTTATCTTTGATTTTCGCTCTCTTTAGGGCAGGGGAAAATAAAAATCATCGAATAAGCTTTCCCCAACCCTAAAGGGTGACTTATTCATCATCTTTAATTTTTGCTTCCTTCATGGCTGGGAAACAAAAATTGGTTCAATATTCTAATTTTTTACGCTTTCGCGAAAGCGTACTCAAACTACTAGATTTCGAATAAGCATTCCCAACCCCTAAAGGGTGGCTTATTCATTTACATTGATTTTGCTCCCTTCAGGGCTGGGGAAACAAAAAATCATCGAATAAGCATTCCCGAGCCCTAAAGGGTGACTTATTCATTTACATTGATTTTTGCTCCCTTCAGGTCTGGGGCAACAAAAATCGGCCCTACGTCTTTTTACTCCCTTCAGAGAGGGGAAAACAAAAAATCAATTCTATATTTTTTTAGCTCCTCCTCTTTGAAGAGGAAGCTGGGAGGAGATGTTTATCTAACCTAACCCTCTTGAATTCCTAGTGCCAAATCTGTCAACTGATAAATTCTTGTACCTTCATTCCAGAGATAGGCATTTGCAATTAATACCAGTGTATCTCCTCGTTTTTCGATGGTTTTAAAATGCACTTCTAGATGCATATTTTCTACATTAACTTTAATTTGACCACGGTATTTCCATTCCGTTTTGTTGTTCTCTACTTGTACAAAACGCGGCTTTTTAAAATCCTTACCTAAATCTTGTTGTAACGCAAATAATTGCATCGCTTGTGAAATCGCCTCTACGCCTAAAGATCCTGGCATTACTGGGTCAGAATAAAAATGACAGGTAAAGAACCAGTCGTAAGTATGTATTGCTTTAGAACAATGGATATATCCTTTACCAAACTCTCCTCCGTTTTTAACCACTAAACCACTGTCTAATAGATCTAGTTGATTTTCGGCCAAGCGGAAGGTATTTGTTTTATCATTTTCTTTATACAGCTTCATTTTTGCATAAAGAGAATCAAGCTTGATTTGGAAGTAATTTTTGGTGGTCAAGTTGTTTTGCACATACCAAGCTGCGACATCCTCTCCTTTATCGAGACCGACTTGCTGCGCTAAGGCCTCTTTAGGGAAGAATCCAAAAGAAGAAAATCCTTTATAAAATACGTGTCCATCTACCGATACTTCAAAAAGGTATTTCTGAATCACAAAACCTCCTAATGAGGTAGAAGACGTTAAAGTCGATTTGTTTGCGATTACTTTTCCTCTAAAATCTGTGCCGGTAGGCAAGTCAAACATTTCTCCGTCACCATCTAGATTTCTAAAGTATAAATCCTTGTCTGGAAACTGTAGCGTACTTCCTAAATATGCACCTAGTAATCCACAAGGTTGTAGAGCGATTTCCATCAATACTGCATACGGCATTGTCATAGAGGCATTTTGCTTGTAATACCAAGCATCTTGAGGCACATCATATTCTGTCCAGATATTTGTTGGCTTTGAAAAATCAAAACGTTTTCCATCAATCTTAATCACACGGCTTACCACTTGTAAGTCGGTATTAGGTTGACGCGACAACGCTCTATTATCA includes:
- a CDS encoding PfaD family polyunsaturated fatty acid/polyketide biosynthesis protein, which produces MIDLKWIGSPREISFDIQGMSEKLKNTATPCYIVEDLSGRTGVTNTGTIQSKGKGLFLKAIVPAFTAADFGDTSFKEDYQLKYAYKGGAMANGIASTDMVIALGKNEMIGSFGAAGMIPARVKEAIATIQNALPTQAYACNLIHSPIEKALEEGAVNLYIEHGVKVVEASAYMNLSEQIVKYRAVGLSLDAQGEIVIGNKVIGKVSRKEVAQRFMSPAPLQFLEKLLAAGSITQEQYDLAQKVPMADDITVEADSGGHTDNRPLVVLFPIILQLRDEIQATYNYKKQIRVGAAGGIGTPASALAAFSMGAAYVVTGSINQACVESGTSDVVKELLSKVASTDVTMAPASDMFELGVELQVLKRGTLFGARAKKLYEVYTRYDGIDDIPAEERLKLETKTFKMSLEQVWDGCVSFFEERDPEQIEKAQGNPKRKMALIFRWYLGLSSNWANAGTPDRVMDYQIWCGPAMGAFNEWTKNSYLSEAKNRKVADVATHLLEGAAYLHRINTIKNQGVDLPLELMQLAI